The proteins below are encoded in one region of Takifugu rubripes chromosome 1, fTakRub1.2, whole genome shotgun sequence:
- the LOC105418788 gene encoding uncharacterized protein codes for MDAGTRVMGLDAQGNMVFTVVKPVMGIFQVSSDQAGNSPQGGMGLQGLSENTIIVPQSQAQVDQNQGGTQPLLTHMMPNSVPSQTENLPQNQDLPPDSESTDHMPFAEVSSLLDPNMKGSKARKHLISYDEIKRRLQAPEKMSLRSLAAYTRVSRGPASKKTLLDSLSVLGLKPSTTTSVSSSFSKLTEGDTRALCDDMKDFGHDYIDYGNMAKQLIPEINTVQHWSKIIETRNHLEDMRRCFKDPLNSSSFDNVTHGLGLGMLDAALDMIVMVIEQQIRILSGAAASDQADSALSMRRARRRPRRAPPAEGDGSRKGFGGGSEREEGFSGRKGRSKARKKVQRAGAAVDQPAGTDSNVLTLVSLGYETVSSGLGAAGSV; via the exons ATGGACGCCGGTACCAGGGTGATGGGTCTGGACGCTCAGGGAAACATGGTCTTCACCGTCGTGAAACCAGTCATGGGGATTTTCCAGGTGTCCTCGGACCAAGCGGGGAATTCTCCGCAGGGGGGAATGGGCCTCCAGGGTCTGTCGGAAAACACCATAATCGTCCCCCAAAGCCAGGCCCAGGTAGACCAGAACCAGGGGGGGACGCAGCCCTTACTGACGCACATGATGCCGAATTCTGTACCGAGCCAGACGGAGAATCTGCCCCAGAACCAGGACCTGCCGCCGGACTCGGAGTCCACGGATCACATGCCCTTCGCGGAGGTGTCTTCGCTCCTGGACCCCAACATGAAGGGGTCCAAAGCCC GGAAGCATCTCATCTCCTACGATGAGATCAAGCGACGGCTGCAGGCTCCGGAGAAGATGTCCCTGCGCTCCCTGGCTGCCTACACGCGGGTCAGCCGGGGCCCGGCCAGCAAGAAGACCCTCCTGGACTCCCTCAGCGTCCTGGGCCTCAAGCCCAGCACCACCACGTccgtgtcctcctccttctccaaaCTGACCGAAG gggacACCAGGGCTCTGTGTGACGACATGAAGGACTTCGGACACGACTACATCGACTACGGCAACATGGCGAAGCAGCTCATCCCTGAGATAAACACGGTCCAGCACTGGTCCAAGATTATCGAGACCAG GAACCACCTGGAGGACATGAGACGCTGCTTCAAGGACCCGCTCAACAGCAGCTCCTTCGACAACGTGACGCACGGGCTCGGCCTGGGAATGCTGGACGCCGCTCTGGACATGATCGTCATGGTGATCGAGCAGCAGATCCGGATCCTGTCCGGAGCGGCGGCCTCGGATCAGGCGGATTCTGCTCTGTCGATGCGGCGCGCACGCCGGCGCCCGCGCAGAGCCCCCCCGGCCGAGGGCGACGGGTCGCGCAAAGGGTTCGGAGGAGGGAGCGAGCGGGAAGAGGGCTTCTCCGGGCGGAAGGGCCGCAGCAAGGCCCGGAAGAAGGTGCAGCGGGCCGGCGCCGCCGTGGACCAGCCCGCCGGCACGGACAGTAACGTTCTGACCCTGGTGTCTCTGGGATACGAGACCGTCTCCAGCGGCCTCGGCGCCGCCGGGAGCGTCTGA